A section of the Streptomyces sp. Je 1-369 genome encodes:
- a CDS encoding IucA/IucC family protein produces the protein MPNPSARPTPRHSAELHDPPELTQDRWREAGRRLLAKMVGEFAYEEIIRPVLVPVAEGERGGGGEGGTYRLRLEPAGQDEAADETQVQDDTADAAGERETTADSAERQGTVLTFRARRGSYGSWYVDPAGLTLTEGNGPAVALSDPLRFLVLARRTLGLDGATLGHLIRELTVTLSADARIDHTALSAAQLADLGYAELEGHQTGHPWLVLNKGRIGFSAGDTDRWAPEARRSTTLPWIAVHTDLAVYRGVAGLDTAPQLYARELSADIRDAFADLLRTRGLDPAQYLYLPVHPWQWDETVLPLFAPSVAADAIVPLRSDGDLRVPQQSIRTFLNTSRPDRHTVKLPLSVLNTLVWRGLPTGRTVAAPAVTAWMHALRDADPFLRDECGVILLGEVASVAVEHPVYDGLPEVPYQYRELLGAIWREPLHQYLAPGERARTLASLTHTDFDGRAFVAELVERSGLAPDVWLRRLFAALLPPLLHFLYRYGTVFSPHGENTIVVFDDHDVPVRLAVKDFVDDVNVSAVPLPEHDSMPGDVRDVLLTEPPGFLTQFIHSGLFVGVFRYLAPLCEEQLGVPEGDFWSYVRAEILRHQARTPELKERYEMFDLLTPRIERLCLNRNRLHLDGYRDRPQRPHAAVHGTVANPLHQP, from the coding sequence GTGCCGAATCCGTCCGCCAGGCCCACCCCCCGCCACTCCGCCGAGCTCCACGACCCGCCCGAACTGACCCAGGACAGATGGCGAGAGGCCGGACGCCGGCTGCTGGCCAAGATGGTCGGGGAGTTCGCGTACGAGGAGATCATCCGGCCCGTGCTTGTGCCCGTGGCCGAGGGGGAGCGAGGCGGGGGCGGCGAGGGAGGTACTTACCGGCTTCGACTCGAACCGGCCGGACAGGACGAGGCCGCGGACGAGACACAGGTGCAGGATGACACCGCCGATGCGGCGGGCGAGCGCGAGACGACTGCCGACTCCGCGGAGCGACAAGGCACCGTACTCACCTTCCGAGCCCGCCGCGGCTCGTACGGAAGCTGGTACGTCGACCCGGCCGGCCTGACCCTCACCGAGGGCAACGGGCCGGCCGTCGCATTGAGCGACCCCTTGCGCTTTCTCGTACTGGCCCGCCGGACCCTGGGCCTGGACGGTGCCACCCTCGGCCATCTCATCCGCGAGCTCACCGTCACCCTCAGCGCCGACGCCCGGATCGACCACACGGCGCTCAGCGCGGCCCAGCTCGCCGACCTCGGCTATGCGGAACTCGAAGGGCACCAGACAGGCCATCCCTGGCTCGTCCTCAACAAGGGGCGGATCGGATTCTCCGCCGGCGACACCGACCGCTGGGCGCCCGAGGCCCGCCGCTCCACGACGCTTCCGTGGATCGCCGTCCACACCGACCTCGCCGTGTACCGGGGCGTCGCGGGACTGGACACCGCCCCGCAGCTGTACGCCCGCGAGCTCTCCGCCGACATCAGGGACGCCTTCGCCGACTTACTGCGCACCCGCGGGCTGGACCCGGCGCAGTATCTCTACCTGCCGGTGCACCCCTGGCAATGGGACGAGACCGTGCTGCCGCTCTTCGCGCCGTCCGTCGCCGCGGATGCCATCGTTCCGCTCCGCAGCGACGGTGACCTGCGCGTTCCCCAGCAGTCCATCCGTACGTTCCTCAATACCTCCCGCCCCGACCGGCACACCGTGAAGCTTCCGCTGTCGGTCCTGAACACGCTCGTGTGGCGGGGCCTGCCGACCGGCCGCACGGTCGCCGCGCCCGCCGTCACGGCATGGATGCACGCACTGAGGGACGCGGATCCCTTCCTGCGTGACGAATGCGGGGTGATCCTGCTCGGCGAGGTGGCATCGGTGGCTGTCGAGCATCCCGTGTACGACGGGCTGCCCGAAGTTCCGTACCAGTACAGAGAGTTGCTCGGCGCCATCTGGCGAGAGCCCCTTCACCAGTACCTCGCACCTGGTGAGCGCGCCCGCACCCTCGCCTCCCTCACGCACACCGACTTCGACGGGCGCGCGTTCGTCGCCGAGCTGGTGGAACGCTCGGGGCTGGCCCCAGATGTCTGGCTGCGACGGCTCTTCGCCGCGTTGCTACCGCCCCTGCTGCACTTCCTCTACCGCTACGGAACGGTGTTCTCCCCTCACGGGGAGAACACCATCGTTGTTTTCGACGACCACGATGTGCCCGTCCGGCTTGCGGTGAAGGACTTCGTGGACGACGTCAACGTGAGTGCGGTGCCGCTGCCCGAGCACGATTCGATGCCCGGCGACGTGCGCGACGTACTGCTCACCGAGCCGCCCGGCTTCCTCACCCAGTTCATCCACTCGGGTCTCTTCGTGGGTGTCTTCCGCTACCTCGCGCCTCTCTGCGAGGAACAACTGGGCGTCCCGGAGGGTGACTTCTGGTCCTACGTACGGGCCGAGATCCTGCGGCACCAGGCGCGCACTCCCGAGCTGAAGGAACGGTACGAGATGTTCGACCTGCTCACGCCCCGTATCGAGCGGCTCTGCCTGAACCGGAACCGTCTCCACCTCGACGGATACCGCGACCGACCCCAGCGCCCGCACGCTGCCGTGCACGGAACCGTGGCCAACCCCCTCCATCAGCCTTGA
- a CDS encoding ATP-dependent DNA helicase — translation MTKPSLPELLHAAVDAVGGTERPGQVSMAETVAEAIDDGSHLLVQAGTGTGKSLGYLVPALAHGERVVIATATLALQRQLVERDLPRTVDALHPLLRRRPQFAMLKGRSNYLCLHRLHEGMPQDEEEGLFDQFEAAAPTSKLGQDLLRMRDWADETETGDRDDLTPGVSDRAWSQVSVSSRECLGASKCAYGAECFAEAARERAKLSDVVVTNHALLAIDAIEGAPVLPQHEVLIVDEAHELVSRVTGVATGELTPGQVTRAVRRAAKLVNEKAADQLQTASEGFERLMELALPGRLEEIPEDLGYALMALRDAARTVISALGSTRDKSVQDEDAVRKQALASVESIHDVAERITNGSEWDVVWYERHDRYGASLRVAPMSVSGLLREKLFSDRSVVLTSATLKLGGDFNGVGASLGLAPEGTESDDAPVWKGLDVGSPFDYGKQGILYVAKHLARPGREGTRSDMLDELAELIEAAGGRTLGLFSSMRAAQGAAEELRGRLDMPILLQGEETLGELIKGFAADAKTCLFGTLSLWQGVDVPGPSCQLVIMDKIPFPRPDDPLMSARQKAVDDAGGNGFMAVAATHAALLMAQGAGRLVRASGDRGVVAVLDPRLATARYGSYLRTSLPDFWYTTDRNQVRRSLAAIDAAARADEA, via the coding sequence ATGACGAAGCCCTCGCTCCCCGAGCTCCTGCACGCCGCCGTCGACGCTGTCGGTGGTACGGAACGCCCTGGCCAGGTGTCCATGGCCGAGACCGTCGCCGAGGCGATCGACGACGGCTCCCACCTGCTGGTCCAGGCCGGCACCGGCACCGGTAAATCCCTCGGCTATCTGGTGCCGGCCCTCGCCCACGGCGAGCGTGTGGTGATCGCGACGGCCACCCTCGCCCTGCAGCGCCAGCTCGTGGAGCGCGACCTGCCGCGCACCGTGGACGCGCTGCATCCGCTGCTGCGCCGCCGTCCGCAGTTCGCGATGCTCAAGGGGCGCTCGAACTATCTGTGCCTGCACCGTCTCCACGAGGGCATGCCGCAGGACGAGGAGGAGGGCCTCTTCGATCAGTTCGAGGCGGCCGCCCCCACCAGCAAGCTGGGCCAGGACCTCCTGCGGATGCGGGACTGGGCGGACGAGACCGAGACCGGCGACCGCGACGACCTGACCCCCGGGGTCTCCGACCGGGCCTGGTCACAGGTGTCCGTCTCCTCCAGGGAGTGCCTGGGGGCTTCGAAGTGCGCCTATGGGGCGGAGTGCTTCGCCGAGGCGGCCCGCGAGCGCGCCAAGCTCTCCGACGTCGTCGTCACGAACCACGCGCTGCTCGCCATCGACGCCATCGAAGGCGCCCCCGTCCTGCCTCAGCACGAGGTATTGATCGTCGACGAGGCTCACGAGCTGGTCTCCCGTGTCACCGGCGTGGCCACGGGGGAGCTCACCCCGGGGCAGGTGACCCGCGCCGTGCGCCGTGCCGCGAAGCTGGTGAACGAGAAGGCGGCGGACCAGCTCCAGACCGCCTCCGAGGGCTTCGAGCGGCTGATGGAGCTGGCCCTGCCCGGCCGCCTGGAGGAGATTCCCGAGGACCTCGGCTATGCGCTGATGGCCCTGCGGGACGCCGCACGCACGGTCATCAGCGCGCTCGGCTCGACCCGGGACAAGTCGGTCCAGGACGAGGACGCCGTCCGCAAGCAGGCCCTCGCCTCCGTGGAGTCGATCCACGACGTGGCGGAACGCATCACGAACGGTTCCGAGTGGGACGTGGTCTGGTACGAGCGCCACGATCGCTACGGAGCCTCCCTCCGGGTGGCCCCCATGTCCGTGTCGGGCCTCCTCAGGGAGAAGCTCTTCTCCGACCGTTCGGTGGTCCTGACGTCCGCCACCCTCAAGCTGGGCGGTGACTTCAACGGAGTGGGGGCCTCACTCGGTCTGGCCCCGGAGGGCACCGAATCCGATGACGCGCCCGTCTGGAAGGGGCTCGACGTCGGCTCGCCCTTCGATTACGGCAAGCAGGGCATCCTGTACGTCGCCAAGCACCTGGCCCGGCCGGGCCGCGAGGGCACCCGCAGCGACATGCTGGATGAGCTGGCCGAGCTGATCGAGGCTGCCGGAGGGCGCACGCTCGGCCTGTTCTCCTCGATGAGGGCCGCTCAGGGGGCGGCGGAGGAGCTGCGGGGGCGGCTGGACATGCCGATTCTCCTGCAGGGTGAGGAGACGCTGGGCGAGCTGATCAAGGGCTTCGCGGCCGACGCGAAGACCTGCTTGTTCGGGACGCTCTCGCTCTGGCAGGGCGTCGACGTGCCGGGTCCCAGCTGCCAGCTTGTGATCATGGACAAGATTCCGTTCCCGCGTCCCGACGATCCGCTGATGAGCGCCCGCCAGAAGGCGGTCGACGACGCCGGGGGCAACGGCTTCATGGCGGTCGCGGCGACCCACGCGGCCCTGCTGATGGCGCAGGGCGCGGGACGTCTCGTACGGGCCTCCGGGGACCGTGGAGTGGTCGCCGTCCTGGACCCGCGCCTGGCCACCGCGCGCTACGGCAGCTATCTGCGGACCTCACTGCCCGACTTCTGGTACACGACGGACCGTAATCAGGTACGGCGCTCACTGGCCGCGATCGACGCGGCGGCGAGGGCGGACGAGGCATAG
- the lexA gene encoding transcriptional repressor LexA — protein MTTTADSATITAQDRSQSRLEPVHAMNDAATNQEGPKPARSLPGRPPGIRADSSGLTDRQRRVIEVIRDSVQRRGYPPSMREIGQAVGLSSTSSVAHQLMALERKGFLRRDPHRPRAYEVRGSDQPSSQPTDTTGKPAASYVPLVGRIAAGGPILAEESVEDVFPLPRQLVGDGELFVLKVVGDSMIEAAICDGDWVTVRRQPVAENGDIVAAMLDGEATVKRFKREDGHVWLLPHNSAYQPIPGDEATILGKVVAVLRRV, from the coding sequence GTGACCACCACCGCAGACAGCGCCACCATCACTGCCCAGGACCGCTCCCAGAGCCGACTCGAGCCGGTGCATGCCATGAATGACGCAGCCACGAACCAGGAGGGGCCCAAGCCCGCTCGCTCCCTGCCGGGTCGACCTCCAGGCATCCGCGCGGACAGCTCGGGGCTCACCGACAGGCAACGCCGAGTGATCGAGGTCATCAGGGACTCCGTGCAGCGGCGGGGCTACCCGCCGTCCATGCGGGAGATCGGTCAGGCGGTCGGACTTTCCAGCACCTCCTCCGTCGCCCACCAGCTGATGGCTCTGGAGCGCAAGGGCTTCCTGCGCCGCGACCCGCACCGCCCTCGGGCGTACGAGGTGCGGGGCTCGGACCAGCCCAGCAGCCAGCCCACCGACACCACCGGCAAGCCCGCAGCGTCGTACGTCCCGCTCGTGGGCCGCATCGCCGCCGGTGGACCGATCCTCGCCGAGGAATCGGTCGAGGACGTCTTCCCCCTCCCGCGCCAGCTGGTGGGTGACGGCGAGCTCTTCGTTCTGAAGGTCGTCGGTGACTCGATGATCGAGGCCGCGATCTGTGACGGCGACTGGGTGACGGTGCGCCGTCAGCCCGTCGCGGAGAACGGAGACATCGTGGCCGCCATGCTGGACGGCGAGGCGACGGTCAAGCGGTTCAAGCGCGAGGACGGCCACGTCTGGCTGCTCCCGCACAACTCCGCGTACCAGCCGATTCCCGGCGACGAGGCGACGATCCTCGGCAAGGTCGTGGCGGTGCTCCGGCGGGTGTGA
- the nrdR gene encoding transcriptional regulator NrdR produces the protein MHCPFCRHPDSRVVDSRTTDDGTSIRRRRQCPDCSRRFTTVETCSLMVVKRSGVTEPFSRTKVINGVRKACQGRPVTEDALALLGQRVEEAVRATGSAELTTHDVGLAILGPLQELDLVAYLRFASVYRAFDSLEDFEAAIGELREQRLEAEPRDAGGERVVNDCGPGGTVEVPVPATAAD, from the coding sequence ATGCACTGCCCCTTCTGCAGGCACCCCGACAGCCGCGTAGTCGACAGTCGCACCACTGACGACGGCACGTCGATTCGACGGCGTCGTCAGTGCCCCGACTGCTCCCGTCGTTTCACGACCGTGGAGACGTGCTCACTGATGGTGGTGAAGCGCAGCGGCGTGACGGAGCCCTTCAGTCGCACCAAGGTCATCAATGGCGTCCGCAAGGCGTGCCAGGGACGGCCCGTGACCGAGGATGCCCTCGCCCTGCTCGGTCAGCGGGTCGAAGAGGCGGTGCGGGCCACCGGAAGCGCCGAGCTCACCACTCACGACGTGGGCCTTGCCATACTCGGCCCGTTGCAGGAGCTCGACCTCGTCGCCTACCTGCGCTTCGCGTCCGTGTACCGGGCCTTCGACTCGCTCGAGGACTTCGAGGCGGCCATCGGGGAACTGAGGGAACAGCGGCTCGAGGCCGAGCCGCGCGACGCGGGCGGAGAGCGCGTCGTGAACGACTGCGGGCCCGGAGGGACTGTCGAAGTCCCGGTGCCCGCCACCGCCGCCGACTGA